One part of the Flavobacterium johnsoniae UW101 genome encodes these proteins:
- the ribB gene encoding 3,4-dihydroxy-2-butanone-4-phosphate synthase, whose amino-acid sequence MISTEISPLVQFGITSKERVENALEQLKNGKGIIVTDDEDRENEGDLIFSAHHMNTADMALMIRECSGIVCLCLPNEKADQLDLPYMVKENTSSFQTPFTVTIEAKKGVTTGVSAADRITTIKAAIAQNAKPEDLARPGHIFPLRARDNGVLERNGHTEGSVDLMKLAGLQPEAVLCELMNEDGSMAKLDKIISFAQQHDLVVLSIEDILHYRKFVRDYN is encoded by the coding sequence ATGATAAGTACAGAAATAAGTCCGTTAGTACAATTTGGAATAACCAGTAAAGAACGGGTTGAAAACGCCCTAGAACAGCTAAAAAACGGAAAAGGTATTATCGTAACCGATGATGAAGACCGCGAAAATGAGGGCGATCTGATTTTTTCTGCCCACCACATGAATACTGCAGATATGGCTTTAATGATTCGTGAATGCAGCGGTATTGTCTGTCTCTGCCTTCCAAATGAAAAAGCAGACCAGCTTGATCTTCCTTATATGGTAAAAGAAAATACAAGCAGTTTCCAGACTCCTTTTACCGTTACGATCGAAGCCAAAAAAGGCGTTACAACCGGAGTTTCTGCAGCTGACAGAATTACAACCATTAAAGCTGCTATTGCACAAAATGCAAAACCGGAAGATCTGGCAAGGCCCGGACATATTTTTCCGCTTCGCGCGAGAGATAATGGCGTTTTAGAACGAAACGGCCATACAGAAGGAAGTGTCGATTTAATGAAACTGGCGGGTTTACAGCCCGAAGCCGTTCTTTGCGAATTAATGAATGAAGACGGCAGCATGGCTAAACTGGACAAAATCATTAGCTTTGCACAACAGCACGACTTAGTAGTTTTATCTATCGAAGATATTCTACACTACCGTAAATTTGTGCGTGATTATAACTAA
- a CDS encoding ribonucleotide-diphosphate reductase subunit beta: protein MSIFDKRVNYKPFEYPEVLQFTEAINKAYWVHTEVDFTADTQDFHAHLSLAEKTAVKNSLLAIAQIEVAVKSFWGNIYEHFPKPEFNGLGSTFAECEFRHSEAYSRLLEVLGYNDEFEKLLDVPVIRRRVDYLSNVLKDTKSQDNRKYMVSLILFSILIENVSLFSQFAILLSFTRFKGYMKNVSNIIAWTSIDEQIHANGGIYIINKIREEFPDYFDEETLALVRETVKDSIAVESDILDWIFEEGEIESIKKGDLVNFMKFRIDESLKQINIPVIFDVKVEDYKALAWFEEEVFANSLDDFFAKRPVEYTKHDKSITANDLF, encoded by the coding sequence ATGTCTATATTTGATAAAAGAGTCAATTATAAACCTTTTGAATACCCGGAGGTTTTACAATTTACAGAAGCGATAAATAAAGCGTATTGGGTTCATACAGAAGTTGATTTTACTGCTGATACTCAGGATTTTCACGCTCACTTATCTCTGGCAGAGAAAACAGCGGTAAAAAACAGTCTGCTGGCAATTGCACAGATTGAGGTAGCCGTAAAAAGTTTTTGGGGAAACATTTACGAGCATTTTCCAAAACCAGAATTTAATGGTTTAGGAAGTACTTTTGCTGAGTGTGAATTCAGACATTCTGAAGCGTATTCTCGTCTTTTGGAAGTGTTAGGTTATAATGATGAATTTGAAAAACTTCTGGATGTACCAGTTATTCGTCGTCGTGTAGATTACCTTTCAAATGTACTTAAAGATACCAAATCTCAGGACAACAGAAAATATATGGTTTCGCTGATCTTATTCAGTATTCTGATCGAAAATGTTTCGCTTTTCAGCCAGTTTGCCATCTTGCTTTCTTTTACAAGATTTAAGGGGTACATGAAAAATGTGAGCAACATTATCGCCTGGACTTCTATTGATGAGCAGATTCATGCAAATGGAGGAATCTATATTATCAATAAAATCAGAGAAGAATTCCCAGATTATTTTGATGAAGAAACTTTGGCTTTGGTGAGAGAAACAGTTAAAGATTCTATTGCAGTCGAATCAGACATATTAGACTGGATATTTGAAGAAGGTGAAATTGAAAGTATTAAAAAAGGTGATTTAGTGAATTTTATGAAATTTAGAATTGACGAAAGCCTGAAACAAATTAATATTCCGGTAATTTTTGATGTAAAGGTTGAAGATTACAAAGCTCTGGCTTGGTTTGAAGAAGAAGTTTTTGCCAACAGTCTGGACGATTTCTTTGCAAAACGCCCTGTAGAATACACTAAACACGATAAAAGCATCACGGCAAACGACCTTTTCTAA
- a CDS encoding Crp/Fnr family transcriptional regulator yields MIYEQLGNYIKKSIEVSDEDLNTILSYFKPLKKSKNELLLEQGQTSQQTFFIGKGCIRIFFINEEGKDVTRYIAFENQFATALVSFITKMPAQENIQVIEKSELLAITHEDFNHLMKIIPQWREFYSNYLEKAYVNNANRLMSFTTMDALERYNQLLKINPTIVKRLPNKIVASYINISQETLSRLKSN; encoded by the coding sequence ATGATATACGAACAGCTTGGTAATTATATTAAAAAAAGCATTGAAGTTTCGGATGAAGATTTAAATACCATTCTCTCCTATTTCAAACCTTTAAAAAAAAGTAAAAATGAGTTACTGCTGGAACAGGGACAAACCAGCCAGCAGACTTTTTTTATTGGAAAAGGCTGTATAAGAATCTTTTTTATTAATGAAGAAGGAAAAGACGTTACCCGATATATTGCTTTTGAAAATCAGTTTGCCACAGCTTTAGTTAGTTTTATAACCAAAATGCCTGCTCAGGAAAACATTCAGGTAATCGAGAAATCTGAATTACTCGCCATCACACACGAAGATTTTAATCATTTAATGAAGATTATTCCGCAATGGAGAGAGTTTTACAGCAATTACTTAGAGAAAGCTTATGTAAATAATGCCAATCGATTAATGTCGTTTACAACTATGGACGCTTTGGAACGTTACAATCAATTACTCAAAATTAATCCCACTATCGTAAAAAGACTCCCAAATAAAATAGTGGCTTCGTATATCAATATTTCGCAGGAAACCTTGAGTCGATTGAAATCAAATTAA
- a CDS encoding CopD family protein: MTLHHFILIIHLLAATIWVGGHLTLSIVFLPSALRKKDPNIILNFERKFETLGMSSLITLVITGIWMAYDFGVTIDTWFTFSGSFEKVVSAKLLLLFLTIICALIAQFKIIPNLNEFNIKKMAVLIISVTLIGVTMLILGSTLRYGGI; this comes from the coding sequence ATGACACTTCACCATTTTATTTTAATAATTCACCTTCTGGCAGCCACAATCTGGGTTGGCGGACATCTTACGCTTAGTATTGTTTTTCTGCCTTCGGCTTTAAGAAAAAAAGACCCCAATATTATTTTAAATTTTGAACGAAAGTTCGAAACTCTCGGTATGTCATCGCTTATTACACTTGTCATTACCGGAATCTGGATGGCATACGATTTTGGCGTTACAATCGATACCTGGTTTACATTTTCCGGCAGTTTTGAAAAAGTAGTTTCTGCTAAGCTGTTACTTCTCTTTCTTACTATAATCTGCGCTCTTATTGCCCAGTTTAAGATCATTCCAAACCTAAACGAATTCAATATAAAGAAAATGGCGGTGTTAATTATTTCCGTTACTTTAATTGGAGTTACAATGCTTATTTTAGGATCGACTTTGAGATACGGCGGCATATAA
- a CDS encoding ankyrin repeat domain-containing protein, producing the protein MKKNLFISLALTTVFFVNAQQKNTLLEQSFWKTSPTVETVKAEIAKGNNPAEANINAFDVTTLAINNDAPIAVIKYLIEQPGNSITKLTHDNRIYLHWAAYRGNTELVEYLIAKGSDVKFEDSHGTTPIDFAASNGQSNPALYDAFFKAGIDPKKKYNNGANLLLLAISSDKDLKAADYFATKGMSLKDVDNDGNTAFVYAARSGNIDLLKKLLAKGVKPNDNALFTAAQGSRRETNTIETYKYLVEEVKLKPTAQNKAGQNVLHILAGKPNQAEIVKYFLSKGTDANKGDKEGNTPLMAAASARETAVLEILLPVAKNINAQNLKGESALTNAVRYGTPEAVNVLLSKGADVNVKDKDGNNLGVYLVQSYRPAGKDNAADPFDAKAKLLQDKGLNLAVAQKDGNTLYHLAITKNDVSLLKKITDLKVDVNAKNKDGLTALHRAAMTSKDDSILKYLISAGAKKDINTEFDETPYALAKENELLTKNNVSIDFLK; encoded by the coding sequence ATGAAAAAGAATCTTTTTATTTCTTTAGCATTAACGACAGTGTTCTTTGTTAATGCACAGCAAAAAAACACCTTATTAGAGCAGTCTTTCTGGAAAACTTCTCCAACTGTTGAAACGGTTAAAGCTGAAATTGCAAAAGGAAACAATCCAGCCGAAGCAAACATAAATGCTTTTGATGTTACTACACTGGCAATTAACAATGATGCACCAATTGCTGTGATTAAATACTTAATTGAGCAGCCTGGAAACTCAATAACAAAATTAACGCATGATAACCGTATTTATTTACACTGGGCGGCATACAGAGGAAATACAGAATTAGTTGAATATTTAATAGCAAAAGGTTCTGATGTTAAATTTGAAGACAGCCACGGAACTACTCCAATAGATTTTGCTGCTTCAAACGGACAATCAAATCCTGCTTTATATGATGCTTTTTTTAAAGCCGGAATCGATCCTAAGAAAAAATATAATAATGGTGCCAACTTATTGCTTTTAGCCATTTCTTCTGATAAAGATTTAAAAGCGGCAGATTATTTTGCAACAAAAGGAATGTCTCTTAAAGATGTAGATAATGACGGAAATACTGCTTTTGTTTATGCAGCAAGATCTGGTAATATTGATCTTTTGAAAAAACTTTTAGCAAAAGGTGTAAAACCAAATGATAATGCATTGTTTACAGCTGCTCAGGGAAGCCGAAGAGAAACCAATACAATCGAAACTTATAAATATTTAGTTGAAGAAGTAAAACTGAAACCAACTGCACAAAACAAAGCAGGACAAAATGTATTGCATATTTTAGCCGGAAAACCAAATCAGGCAGAAATTGTAAAATACTTTTTGAGTAAAGGTACTGATGCTAACAAAGGAGATAAAGAAGGAAACACACCTTTAATGGCTGCAGCATCTGCAAGAGAAACTGCTGTTTTAGAGATTTTACTTCCTGTGGCTAAAAATATCAATGCTCAGAACTTAAAAGGAGAATCAGCTTTGACAAATGCGGTTAGATATGGAACGCCAGAAGCTGTAAATGTACTTTTAAGCAAAGGTGCTGATGTAAATGTAAAAGACAAAGACGGAAACAATCTAGGTGTGTATTTAGTACAATCTTACCGTCCGGCAGGAAAAGACAATGCGGCAGATCCATTTGATGCTAAAGCGAAATTACTGCAGGATAAAGGTTTAAACTTAGCAGTGGCTCAAAAAGACGGAAATACATTGTATCATTTAGCTATTACAAAAAATGACGTTTCGCTTCTTAAAAAAATTACAGATTTAAAAGTAGACGTAAATGCAAAAAACAAAGATGGTTTAACCGCTTTGCACAGAGCTGCTATGACATCTAAAGATGATTCTATATTAAAGTATCTTATTTCTGCAGGAGCTAAAAAAGACATCAATACTGAGTTTGACGAAACTCCTTATGCTCTGGCTAAAGAAAATGAGTTACTTACAAAAAACAATGTATCAATTGACTTTTTAAAATAA
- the nrdD gene encoding anaerobic ribonucleoside-triphosphate reductase, which produces MKTLYHKIPEKLNAKRSKCLVYTRVMGYHRPVESFNIGKKGEHQQRTHFKEILV; this is translated from the coding sequence ATGAAAACACTGTATCATAAAATTCCTGAAAAACTAAATGCTAAAAGAAGCAAATGTTTAGTATACACAAGAGTAATGGGCTATCACAGGCCAGTAGAAAGTTTTAACATTGGAAAAAAAGGCGAACATCAGCAGCGAACGCATTTCAAAGAAATTTTGGTCTAA
- a CDS encoding Na+/H+ antiporter codes for MENITVIIMLLFGVAFLSLISKRYNFPIPIVLVMCGVIISVIPGLPVIALSPEIVFIIFLPPLLYHAAWHTSWSDFKQTIRPITLAAVGLVFFTTGLVAVVAHWLIDDISWPLAFLLGAIVSPPDAVSATAITKGLGLHPRLIAILEGESLVNDASGLVAYKYALTAITAGNFVLWQAGLNFVLMSVLGIAVGLAVGFIMYYIHKKFVCDDIIEVTLTLLTPFASYLIAEHFHGSGVLAVVATGLFLAARTGAIFSHESRIMTNTIWDVLNNILNGLIFILIGLQLRQIMDGISNYSGNALFIWGSVISIVVIVVRFLWVIPATVIPRMLSKRIREKEEFDYRNMIVFGWSGMRGVVSMAAALALPLMLNKTEEFPLRNLIIYLVFCVILSTLVIQGLTLPWLIKKLKIERYSILAEEYNVRNVIVSETISHIEDNFSLLDDELLHNIKSKYEVKFNRLQKTELPANFFGNGKVLDGQIFNEFTRVQIDLLNVERSKLESMHKKGSVNEEIFRKIEKELDLEETRLWMEMYEE; via the coding sequence ATGGAAAATATCACAGTAATTATAATGTTACTCTTTGGCGTAGCTTTTCTTAGTTTAATAAGTAAAAGATATAATTTTCCAATTCCTATTGTTTTGGTAATGTGCGGTGTAATTATCAGCGTTATTCCGGGACTTCCAGTAATAGCACTGAGCCCGGAAATTGTTTTTATTATCTTTTTGCCGCCTCTTTTATATCATGCAGCATGGCATACAAGCTGGTCCGATTTTAAACAAACCATACGTCCCATAACTTTAGCAGCTGTTGGTTTGGTTTTTTTTACTACAGGTTTGGTCGCTGTTGTGGCGCACTGGCTTATAGATGATATTTCCTGGCCGTTAGCTTTTTTACTTGGTGCTATTGTATCGCCTCCAGATGCGGTTTCGGCAACAGCCATTACTAAAGGTTTAGGGCTGCATCCCAGATTAATTGCCATTCTAGAAGGAGAAAGTCTTGTAAATGACGCCAGTGGTCTTGTTGCTTACAAATATGCACTTACGGCTATTACAGCAGGAAATTTCGTTTTATGGCAGGCAGGATTAAACTTTGTTTTAATGTCGGTTCTAGGTATTGCAGTAGGTTTGGCAGTAGGTTTTATCATGTATTACATTCATAAAAAATTTGTCTGCGATGACATTATCGAAGTAACGCTTACATTACTGACACCCTTTGCATCGTATTTAATTGCAGAACATTTTCATGGTTCAGGAGTTTTAGCGGTAGTTGCAACAGGTCTTTTTTTAGCGGCAAGAACAGGAGCTATTTTTTCTCATGAAAGCCGAATCATGACCAATACTATATGGGATGTTTTAAATAACATTCTCAACGGATTAATTTTTATTTTAATTGGTCTTCAGCTGCGCCAGATTATGGATGGAATCAGCAATTACTCAGGGAATGCTTTATTTATCTGGGGATCAGTAATTAGTATTGTAGTTATTGTTGTTCGTTTTTTATGGGTGATTCCTGCTACTGTGATTCCTAGAATGTTAAGTAAAAGAATCCGGGAAAAAGAAGAATTTGATTATCGAAACATGATTGTTTTTGGCTGGTCTGGTATGCGCGGTGTGGTTTCGATGGCAGCTGCTCTGGCACTTCCGTTAATGTTGAATAAAACAGAAGAATTTCCGCTTCGTAATTTAATTATATATTTGGTTTTCTGTGTAATATTGTCAACATTGGTTATTCAGGGACTTACACTTCCGTGGCTTATTAAAAAACTCAAAATAGAACGCTATTCTATTTTAGCAGAAGAATATAATGTCCGCAACGTAATCGTTTCTGAAACCATTTCGCATATTGAAGATAATTTCTCTTTATTAGATGATGAATTACTGCATAACATTAAGAGCAAATACGAAGTAAAATTTAACCGTTTGCAAAAAACAGAACTTCCGGCTAACTTTTTTGGAAACGGAAAAGTATTAGACGGCCAGATTTTTAATGAGTTTACGAGAGTTCAAATCGATCTTTTGAATGTTGAGCGCAGTAAACTTGAGAGCATGCACAAAAAAGGTTCTGTAAACGAAGAAATTTTCCGTAAAATAGAAAAAGAACTCGATCTGGAAGAAACGCGTCTTTGGATGGAAATGTACGAGGAGTAG
- a CDS encoding ribonucleoside triphosphate reductase, with protein MEKYVIKRNGDYKPFEAYKIQDAIQKAFKSVNLPMDKKILKIVLNGLEPKYSWPVEEIQDSIERVLFENGYFKTMRSFIIYRHTRKLQREHINGLNDDTTYVDSTQTVEEYINQSDWRINANANTSYSNAGLVSNTAGKIIANYWLDKIYTKEEGASHRNGDIHIHDLDCLTGYCAGWSLRVLLNEGFNGVRGRVESRPPSHFREALGQMANFLGILQSEWAGAQAFSSFDTYLAPYVFKDQLSYDQVLKGIRSFVYNLNVPARWGQSPFTNITLDWNVPNDLKEQIPTRNDEHLFLYSDDPELVYKAKKRGVNKLTDLKYADFQNEMNLINKAYYTIMTEGDTNGQPFTFPIPTVNITEDFDWEGENVDLLFENTAKIGSSYFQNFIGSQYILNENGNKIENPEAYKPNAVRSMCCRLQLDLRELLKRGNGLFGSAEMTGSIGVVTINMARLGYLYKGNIINLFDHLNDLLQIAKSTLEKKRIFIQKMYDRGLYPYTQRYLSHFRNHFSTIGVNGMNEMVLNFTDGKQDITTSSGIHFAEEILDYIRSRMKEFQAETGNLYNLEATPAEGTTYRFAKEDKKRFPEILQAGHGENIYYTNSSQIPVDHTDDPFEALLLQDALQCKYTGGTVLHLYMREKISSPAACKNFVKKVLTNFKLPYITVTPVFSICPIHGYLDGEHEYCPKCDEILLNENNQKAILYENTVS; from the coding sequence TGATCAAACGAAACGGAGATTATAAACCTTTTGAAGCTTATAAAATTCAGGATGCCATCCAGAAAGCTTTTAAAAGCGTCAATCTGCCGATGGATAAAAAAATTCTGAAAATCGTTCTAAACGGACTCGAACCAAAATATTCGTGGCCTGTTGAGGAGATTCAGGATAGTATAGAACGTGTGCTTTTTGAAAACGGTTATTTTAAAACCATGCGTTCCTTTATTATCTATCGACATACCCGAAAACTCCAGAGAGAACATATTAACGGCCTAAACGACGATACAACGTATGTAGACAGCACACAAACGGTTGAAGAATACATCAATCAATCTGACTGGCGTATTAATGCCAATGCTAATACATCGTACTCAAATGCCGGTTTAGTAAGCAATACTGCCGGTAAAATTATTGCCAATTACTGGCTCGATAAAATTTATACTAAAGAAGAAGGCGCCTCACACCGAAACGGAGATATTCACATTCATGATCTGGACTGCCTTACGGGATATTGTGCCGGATGGAGCTTACGTGTTCTTTTAAACGAAGGTTTCAACGGCGTTCGCGGCCGTGTAGAAAGCAGACCTCCTTCGCATTTTAGGGAAGCTTTGGGGCAGATGGCTAATTTTCTGGGAATTCTGCAAAGCGAATGGGCAGGCGCTCAGGCTTTCAGTTCTTTTGATACATATCTAGCTCCTTATGTTTTCAAAGACCAGCTTTCTTACGATCAGGTTTTAAAAGGCATTAGAAGTTTTGTTTACAACCTCAATGTTCCGGCAAGATGGGGACAATCTCCTTTTACGAATATAACCTTAGACTGGAATGTGCCAAACGATCTTAAAGAACAGATTCCGACAAGAAATGACGAACATTTGTTTCTGTATTCAGATGATCCCGAACTGGTTTATAAAGCTAAAAAAAGAGGGGTTAATAAACTGACTGATTTAAAATATGCCGATTTCCAAAACGAAATGAACCTAATCAATAAGGCATATTATACCATCATGACAGAAGGCGACACAAATGGACAGCCTTTTACCTTCCCTATTCCAACTGTAAATATTACGGAGGATTTTGACTGGGAAGGCGAAAATGTCGATTTATTATTTGAAAACACAGCCAAGATAGGGTCTTCTTATTTTCAGAATTTTATTGGAAGCCAGTATATTTTAAATGAAAATGGAAATAAAATCGAAAATCCAGAAGCTTACAAACCCAACGCTGTCAGAAGTATGTGCTGTCGTTTACAGCTCGATCTGCGCGAATTATTAAAACGAGGAAATGGTCTTTTTGGAAGTGCAGAAATGACAGGCAGTATTGGTGTTGTAACCATTAATATGGCCCGTTTGGGATATCTGTATAAAGGAAATATTATAAACTTATTTGATCATTTAAATGATCTGCTTCAGATTGCCAAATCGACTTTGGAGAAAAAGAGAATCTTTATTCAAAAAATGTACGACCGTGGTTTGTATCCTTATACACAGCGCTATTTGTCACATTTTAGAAACCACTTTTCCACCATTGGCGTAAACGGAATGAATGAAATGGTACTCAATTTTACTGATGGAAAACAAGATATTACAACAAGTTCAGGAATTCATTTTGCTGAAGAAATTTTAGATTACATCCGTTCGAGAATGAAAGAATTTCAGGCAGAAACCGGAAATTTATACAATCTGGAAGCTACTCCCGCAGAAGGAACTACCTATCGTTTTGCCAAAGAAGATAAAAAACGTTTTCCAGAAATCCTGCAGGCCGGACATGGAGAAAATATTTATTACACAAACAGTTCGCAGATTCCGGTAGATCATACAGATGATCCGTTTGAAGCTTTACTGCTTCAGGACGCTTTACAATGTAAATATACCGGCGGTACCGTTCTGCATTTGTATATGAGAGAAAAAATAAGCAGTCCTGCTGCGTGTAAAAACTTCGTAAAAAAAGTGCTGACCAATTTTAAACTGCCTTATATAACAGTAACGCCAGTTTTCAGTATCTGCCCAATTCATGGATACCTGGACGGTGAGCATGAATACTGCCCAAAATGCGATGAAATATTGTTAAATGAAAATAACCAAAAAGCTATACTATATGAAAACACTGTATCATAA
- a CDS encoding anaerobic ribonucleoside-triphosphate reductase activating protein: protein MEKKANISSERISKKFWSNKAVYSITPFTLLDYPDRAACIVWFTGCNMRCSYCYNPDIVFGKGKLDFENILNFLKSRIGLLDGVVLSGGECTIHKNIIPFIEEIKALGFIVKIDTNGSKPAVLKKLIDQKLIDYAALDFKSLSLTFKTITQSNLFAEFEESLKLLMNSSIPFEVRTTLHSALITPTQFLKMTEYLENLNYNGNYYVQYFINNVPTIGDLGHSERLLKSENFSTSKINVIFRE from the coding sequence TTGGAAAAAAAGGCGAACATCAGCAGCGAACGCATTTCAAAGAAATTTTGGTCTAATAAAGCTGTTTACAGCATAACCCCTTTTACCTTATTAGACTACCCGGATAGAGCAGCCTGCATTGTGTGGTTTACGGGCTGTAATATGCGGTGTTCCTATTGTTACAATCCGGATATTGTTTTTGGGAAAGGAAAACTGGACTTTGAAAACATTCTTAATTTTCTAAAATCCCGAATTGGATTATTAGACGGAGTCGTTTTAAGCGGCGGCGAATGCACCATTCATAAAAATATTATTCCGTTTATTGAAGAAATAAAAGCCTTAGGATTTATTGTAAAAATTGATACTAACGGCTCAAAACCAGCTGTTTTAAAAAAACTGATCGATCAAAAACTAATCGATTACGCCGCTTTAGATTTTAAATCCCTGTCTTTAACTTTTAAAACCATAACTCAATCTAACCTATTTGCTGAATTTGAAGAAAGTCTGAAACTTTTAATGAATTCCTCCATTCCGTTTGAAGTCCGGACTACGCTTCATTCAGCACTTATAACCCCAACACAGTTTTTAAAAATGACCGAATATCTCGAAAACCTGAATTATAATGGAAATTATTACGTCCAGTATTTTATAAATAATGTTCCCACTATTGGCGATTTAGGACATTCAGAAAGACTGTTGAAATCTGAAAATTTCTCAACCTCAAAAATAAACGTCATTTTTAGGGAATAA
- a CDS encoding ribonucleoside-diphosphate reductase subunit alpha, translated as MNTIDPNEVNSLPHNEAGTKMWWKNSESEQILNRGYLLKGETVEGAIDRICTAAARRLYKPELKESFVEMIERGWMSISSPVWANMGTERGLPISCFNVHVPDKIEGITHKLGEVIMQTKIGGGTSGYFGELRERGSAVTDNGKSSGAVSFMKLFDTAMDTISQGGVRRGAFAAYLDIDHPDIEEFLKIKSIGNPIQNLFTGICVPDYWMQEMIDGDADKRQIWAKVLESRQQKGLPYIFFSDNVNKNKPQVYKDQNLRINASNLCSEIMLPSTHDESFICCLSSMNLELYEEWKDTEAVKLAIFFLDAVLQEFIEKTEGNYYLSAANKFAKRHRALGLGVLGWHSYLQKNMIPFEGMEAKMKTTEIFKHISDKADKASQELARIYGEPELLKGYGRRNTTTMAIAPTTSSSAILGQTSPGIEPFSSNYYKAGLSKGNFMRKNKYLKKLLEEKGLDNEEVWRGIMLNGGSVQHMSQLTQQEKDVFKTFKEISQLEIVQQAGIRQKFVDQGQSLNLNIPAELAIKDVNRLMIEAWQQGVKSLYYQRSQSVSKELVTSLVSCSSCES; from the coding sequence ATGAATACAATAGATCCAAATGAAGTAAATAGTCTTCCGCATAATGAAGCAGGAACCAAAATGTGGTGGAAGAACTCTGAAAGTGAACAAATTTTAAATCGTGGTTATCTTTTAAAAGGAGAAACAGTAGAAGGTGCAATTGACAGAATTTGTACGGCTGCTGCCAGAAGATTATACAAACCAGAATTAAAAGAGTCTTTTGTAGAAATGATCGAACGCGGCTGGATGAGTATCAGTTCGCCGGTCTGGGCTAATATGGGAACCGAAAGAGGTCTGCCTATTTCTTGTTTTAACGTTCACGTTCCGGATAAAATTGAAGGAATTACACATAAATTAGGCGAAGTAATCATGCAGACTAAAATAGGTGGTGGAACATCTGGTTATTTTGGAGAATTGCGTGAGCGCGGAAGTGCCGTAACCGATAACGGAAAAAGCAGCGGTGCCGTAAGTTTTATGAAACTTTTTGATACGGCTATGGATACGATTTCGCAAGGCGGAGTACGCCGCGGTGCATTTGCAGCGTATTTGGATATTGACCATCCGGATATCGAGGAGTTTTTGAAAATTAAAAGTATTGGAAATCCAATTCAGAATTTATTTACCGGAATCTGTGTGCCGGATTACTGGATGCAGGAAATGATTGATGGTGATGCTGATAAAAGACAAATTTGGGCAAAAGTATTAGAAAGCCGTCAGCAGAAAGGACTGCCGTATATCTTTTTCAGCGATAACGTAAATAAAAACAAACCACAGGTTTATAAAGATCAAAACCTAAGAATCAATGCAAGTAATTTATGCAGTGAGATTATGCTTCCGTCAACTCATGACGAATCATTTATCTGCTGTCTTTCTTCTATGAACTTAGAATTGTATGAAGAATGGAAAGATACTGAAGCGGTAAAACTGGCGATCTTTTTCTTAGATGCAGTTTTACAGGAATTCATCGAAAAAACAGAAGGCAACTATTATCTTTCTGCAGCAAATAAATTTGCTAAAAGACACCGTGCGCTTGGATTAGGTGTTTTAGGATGGCATTCTTATCTGCAAAAAAATATGATTCCGTTTGAAGGAATGGAAGCTAAAATGAAAACAACAGAGATTTTCAAACATATAAGTGATAAAGCGGATAAAGCAAGTCAGGAACTGGCTAGAATTTACGGTGAACCAGAATTGTTAAAAGGTTACGGAAGACGTAATACCACTACAATGGCAATTGCTCCAACGACTTCATCTTCTGCTATTTTAGGACAGACTTCACCAGGAATTGAACCTTTCAGCAGTAATTATTATAAAGCTGGATTAAGCAAAGGTAATTTCATGCGTAAGAATAAATATCTTAAAAAGTTATTAGAAGAAAAAGGTTTAGACAATGAAGAAGTCTGGAGAGGAATTATGCTAAACGGAGGAAGCGTTCAGCACATGTCACAACTAACACAGCAGGAAAAAGATGTTTTTAAAACATTTAAAGAAATCAGCCAGTTAGAAATTGTTCAACAGGCAGGAATTCGTCAGAAATTTGTAGATCAGGGACAAAGTTTAAATCTTAATATTCCGGCTGAATTAGCGATTAAAGATGTAAACCGTTTAATGATCGAAGCCTGGCAGCAAGGAGTTAAAAGTTTGTACTACCAAAGAAGCCAGAGTGTTTCTAAAGAATTAGTAACGAGTCTTGTTTCTTGCAGCAGCTGTGAATCATGA